The following coding sequences are from one Culex quinquefasciatus strain JHB chromosome 1, VPISU_Cqui_1.0_pri_paternal, whole genome shotgun sequence window:
- the LOC6032659 gene encoding uncharacterized protein LOC6032659: MKYEAISLLALLVHPIGSLAVDIFDGIEDGVSEPAEDSFDVTVKDEPENVPKKCVKDIIPDDSISFKSKALQKLQNLPNEVPQAPPLPKLGQFWTQITTIFQQPTFGEKVEEAKQVFNHYRALIKAFSDEWLEFFTKNRQDAIENVQKVIQDTNQEIKSFFTRKFSEFDGLCLPEDNECLQSVQNSLKEYSKKVEENTAACGEFVDRQLDQHDQLVADEQKKLESGMLRIDGCFQKKEFLGEVMACVGSVAANFFHQTSQATQKFATVMGKASASVRNRLGRFRTCVVERKRLLAGGQNQIAEKATACLKAQKSSSSGAGLFQ, translated from the exons ATGAAGTACGAAGCAATTTCCCTTCTGGCCTTGCTGGTGCATCCGATTGGGAGTCTGGCGGTTGACATATTTGAC GGCATAGAGGACGGAGTCAGTGAACCAGCAGAAGATTCATTCGATGTAACGGTTAAGGACGAACCGGAAAATGTCCCAAAAAAGTGCGTCAAAGACATCATACCAGACGATTCGATAAGTTTCAAGTCGAAAGCTCTCCAAAAGCTTCAGAATCTACCAAATGAAGTTCCTCAAGCTCCTCCACTTCCAAAGTTGGGTCAATTCTGGACCCAAATAACCACAATCTTTCAGCAACCAACTTTCGGCGAAAAGGTTGAGGAGGCAAAGCAGGTCTTCAACCACTATCGTGCCCTGATTAAGGCATTCAGCGACGAGTGGTTAGAGTTCTTCACCAAAAATCGTCAGGATGCGATCGAAAACGTTCAAAAGGTCATCCAAGACACGAACCAGGAAATTAAGAGCTTTTTCACAAGAAAGTTCAGCGAATTTGACGGATTGTGCCTGCCGGAAGACAATGAGTGTCTGCAAAGTGTCCAGAACAGCTTAAAGGAGTACTCCAAAAAGGTCGAGGAAAATACGGCGGCTTGCGGTGAGTTTGTCGATCGTCAGCTCGATCAACACGATCAACTGGTCGCGGACGAGCAGAAGAAGCTGGAATCGGGGATGCTGCGGATCGACGGTTGCTTCCAGAAGAAGGAATTTCTCGGTGAAGTTATGGCTTGCGTTGGAAGTGTG GCGGCCAACTTTTTCCACCAAACCTCGCAAGCCACGCAAAAGTTCGCCACCGTGATGGGCAAAGCTTCGGCCAGCGTAAGGAACCGGCTGGGCCGCTTCCGGACCTGTGTCGTCGAGAGGAAGCGGCTGCTGGCCGGGGGCCAGAACCAGATTGCCGAAAAGGCCACAGCTTGTCTGAAAGCGcaaaagtcgtcgtcgtcgggggCTGGTTTGTTTCAGTAG